The following are from one region of the Ptychodera flava strain L36383 chromosome 15, AS_Pfla_20210202, whole genome shotgun sequence genome:
- the LOC139151994 gene encoding sodium/calcium exchanger 2-like isoform X2, whose product MSNDTDPDAYKCYDKGLLLPLVNESTWSIGARATIYILGLLWSFMGVSIIADVFMCSIEVITSKVKRVKVANPKAPDGVEEVEVKLWNSTVANLTLMALGSSAPEILLSVIEIVGNNFYSGELGPSTIVGSAAFNLLCISGICIISIPKGKSSRIHLFKVFCLTAFFCIFAYVWLFLVLVVSSPHVVELWEAIVTLLCFPILVILAFLTDKNYCGKKKEPKDTEIALGVGGDIEGVFITTDNITRDGVANIYKDVGKHPDLTPEQVATLATIEAEKNTPHSRAWYRVGATRDLTGGQKLVPKYDPKMLQTYRQLKDGSSVSVGTIQSDVPIIEFAASSCAIYENEKRVRVSINRKGNLNPQVIFKYETLDGTAEAGSDYIAQRGTMVFDSGEVQKHLDIEIIDDNEWEEDEVFFVKLSLEPHSPAKLGKKNTMQITIINDDEPGTFDFTLASYLFKESVGDAHIPVVRSNGTDGKVELKWSTKDLSAVNGKDYIGGEGILIFEHGEREKTIDIPIVDDSECEKDESFKLELVEVSAGGKLGRIKSTVVTIVNDDEFNTILDRVVNITNINLDRIRIGNASWGQQFREAMNVNGGDVETATAVDYILHFLTFGWKVIFACCPPPNFLNSGGWICFLVALGMIGMLTAIIGDLASIFGCLIGLEDPITAITFVAVGTSLPDLFASRTAALNEKYADTAIGNVTGSNSVNVFLGLGLPWVIATIYWGSKGLPFEVKAGSLSFSVLIYGVCAVLCIGLLMLRRFVPALGKAELGGPTIPKYISAIFLVFLWFFYITMSSCQTKGYIKF is encoded by the exons ATGTCTAATGATACGGACCCTGATGCATACAAATGCTATGACAAAGGATTGTTGTTGCCACTCGTTAATGAATCAACATGGTCCATTGGAGCTCGCGctacaatctacatcttgggATTGCTTTGGAGCTTCATGGGAGTGTCAATCATCGCAGATGTATTCATGTGCTCCATTGAAGTGATCACCAGCAAAGTGAAGAGGGTCAAGGTCGCCAATCCAAAAGCTCCTGATGGTGTTGAAGAAGTTGAAGTCAAACTCTGGAACAGTACAGTTGCCAATCTCACACTGATGGCACTTGGTTCAAGCGCGCCAGAGATCCTCCTGTCCGTTATCGAAATTGTCGGCAATAACTTTTATTCCGGTGAACTTGGACCGAGTACCATTGTAGGTTCGGCAGCATTCAACTTGCTGTGTATAAGTGGTATTTGCATAATATCAATACCAAAAGGCAAATCAAGTCGCATCCATCTGTTCAAGGTGTtctgtctgactgctttcttctGCATCTTTGCCTATGTCTGGCTCTTCCTCGTCCTGGTGGTCAGTTCACCACATGTTGTGGAATTGTGGGAGGCCATCGTCACCTTACTGTGTTTCCCCATCCTTGTTATTCTGGCATTCCTCACCGACAAGAACtactgtggaaagaaaaaagaacCAAAAGACACAGAAATTGCCCTGGGAGTAG GTGGAGATATCGAGGGAGTCTTTATAACCACAGACAATATCACAAGGGATGGAGTTGCTAACATCTACAAAGATGTAGGTAAACATCCAGATTTAACACCAGAACAAGTGGCGACTCTGGCTACTATAGAAGCTGAGAAAAACACACCGCATTCCAGGGCCTGGTATCGTGTTGGAGCTACTCGCGACCTGACTGGTGGTCAGAAACTCGTCCCTAAATATGATCCCAAGATGCTGCAG aCCTACCGTCAGTTGAAGGATGGGAGTAGTGTCTCGGTTGGAACTATTCAATCAGATGTTCCTATTATTGAGTTTGCTGCATCGTCGTGTGCGATCTATGAAAACGAGAAGCGGGTCCGTGTCTCCATCAATAGAAAAGGCAATCTCAATCCACAAGTTATTTTCAA ATATGAGACTTTGGATGGAACAGCAGAAGCCGGATCCGATTACATCGCGCAGCGCGGCACCATGGTGTTTGATTCCGGAGAGGTTCAGAAACACCTTGATATTGAAATTATTGATGATAATGAATGGGAAGAAGATGAAGTATTCTTTGTCAAACTTTCTCTTGAACCACACAGTCCAGCAAAACTTGGCAAGAAGAACACAATGCAGATAACAATTATCAATGATGATG AACCTGGCACCTTTGACTTCACCTTGGCTAGTTACTTGTTCAAAGAAAGTGTTGGAGATGCACACATACCAGTTGTGAGAAGCAATGGTACGGACGGCAAGGTAGAATTGAAATGGAGCACAAAGGACTTGTCAGCTGTCAATGGCAAAGACTACATCGGTGGTGAAGGCATACTTATCTTTGAACACGGAGAAAGGGAAAAGACCATTGATATTCCCATTGTTGACGATTCGGAGTGTGAAAAGGATGAATCCTTCAAACTGGAACTGGTTGAAGTCAGCGCTGGAGGGAAACTGGGAAGAATCAAAAGTACAGTGGTGACAATTGTCAACGATGATG AATTCAATACTATCCTGGACAGGGTGGTCAACATCACCAACATAAACCTGGATCGTATACGCATTGGCAATGCATCGTGGGGGCAGCAATTCCGAGAAGCTATGAACGTGAATGGTGGAGATGTTGAGACTGCCACTGCTGTTGACTATATCCTTCATTTCTTGACCTTTGGTTGGAAG GTCATATTTGCATGTTGTCCTCCCCCTAATTTTCTCAATTCTGGAGGTTGGATCTGTTTCCTTGTTGCACTGGGAATGATCGGCATGCTGACGGCAATCATCGGTGACTTGGCATCCATATTTGGCTGCTTAATCGGTCTCGAGGACCCAATTACCGCCATCACATTTGTTGCCGTGGGAACCAGCCTACCGGATCTCTTTGCCAGTCGGACAGCAGCTTTAAATGAAAAATACGCGGATACAGCAATTGGCAATGTCACTGGAAGCAATTCAGTCAATGTGTTCCTGGGTCTTGGGTTGCCATGGGTCATCGCCACTATTTACTGGGGATCCAAG GGTCTTCCGTTTGAGGTAAAAGCTGGTTCCTTATCCTTCAGTGTGTTGATCTATGGAGTCTGTGCCGTCCTGTGCATAGGTCTACTCATGTTGAGAAGATTTGTACCAGCCCTAGGCAAAGCAGAGCTGGGAGGTCCAACAATACCCAAGTACATCTCGGCCATCTTCTTGGTTTTCTTGTGGTTCTTCTACATCACTATGAGTTCTTGCCAGACGAAAGGCTATATTAAATTCTAA
- the LOC139151994 gene encoding sodium/calcium exchanger 2-like isoform X1 codes for MSNDTDPDAYKCYDKGLLLPLVNESTWSIGARATIYILGLLWSFMGVSIIADVFMCSIEVITSKVKRVKVANPKAPDGVEEVEVKLWNSTVANLTLMALGSSAPEILLSVIEIVGNNFYSGELGPSTIVGSAAFNLLCISGICIISIPKGKSSRIHLFKVFCLTAFFCIFAYVWLFLVLVVSSPHVVELWEAIVTLLCFPILVILAFLTDKNYCGKKKEPKDTEIALGVDDTKSSRNRISPELEGIPYTNQGGDIEGVFITTDNITRDGVANIYKDVGKHPDLTPEQVATLATIEAEKNTPHSRAWYRVGATRDLTGGQKLVPKYDPKMLQTYRQLKDGSSVSVGTIQSDVPIIEFAASSCAIYENEKRVRVSINRKGNLNPQVIFKYETLDGTAEAGSDYIAQRGTMVFDSGEVQKHLDIEIIDDNEWEEDEVFFVKLSLEPHSPAKLGKKNTMQITIINDDEPGTFDFTLASYLFKESVGDAHIPVVRSNGTDGKVELKWSTKDLSAVNGKDYIGGEGILIFEHGEREKTIDIPIVDDSECEKDESFKLELVEVSAGGKLGRIKSTVVTIVNDDEFNTILDRVVNITNINLDRIRIGNASWGQQFREAMNVNGGDVETATAVDYILHFLTFGWKVIFACCPPPNFLNSGGWICFLVALGMIGMLTAIIGDLASIFGCLIGLEDPITAITFVAVGTSLPDLFASRTAALNEKYADTAIGNVTGSNSVNVFLGLGLPWVIATIYWGSKGLPFEVKAGSLSFSVLIYGVCAVLCIGLLMLRRFVPALGKAELGGPTIPKYISAIFLVFLWFFYITMSSCQTKGYIKF; via the exons ATGTCTAATGATACGGACCCTGATGCATACAAATGCTATGACAAAGGATTGTTGTTGCCACTCGTTAATGAATCAACATGGTCCATTGGAGCTCGCGctacaatctacatcttgggATTGCTTTGGAGCTTCATGGGAGTGTCAATCATCGCAGATGTATTCATGTGCTCCATTGAAGTGATCACCAGCAAAGTGAAGAGGGTCAAGGTCGCCAATCCAAAAGCTCCTGATGGTGTTGAAGAAGTTGAAGTCAAACTCTGGAACAGTACAGTTGCCAATCTCACACTGATGGCACTTGGTTCAAGCGCGCCAGAGATCCTCCTGTCCGTTATCGAAATTGTCGGCAATAACTTTTATTCCGGTGAACTTGGACCGAGTACCATTGTAGGTTCGGCAGCATTCAACTTGCTGTGTATAAGTGGTATTTGCATAATATCAATACCAAAAGGCAAATCAAGTCGCATCCATCTGTTCAAGGTGTtctgtctgactgctttcttctGCATCTTTGCCTATGTCTGGCTCTTCCTCGTCCTGGTGGTCAGTTCACCACATGTTGTGGAATTGTGGGAGGCCATCGTCACCTTACTGTGTTTCCCCATCCTTGTTATTCTGGCATTCCTCACCGACAAGAACtactgtggaaagaaaaaagaacCAAAAGACACAGAAATTGCCCTGGGAGTAG atgacactaAAAGTAGCAGAAATAGAATAAGCCCAGAACTTGAAGGAATACCGTATACTAACCAAG GTGGAGATATCGAGGGAGTCTTTATAACCACAGACAATATCACAAGGGATGGAGTTGCTAACATCTACAAAGATGTAGGTAAACATCCAGATTTAACACCAGAACAAGTGGCGACTCTGGCTACTATAGAAGCTGAGAAAAACACACCGCATTCCAGGGCCTGGTATCGTGTTGGAGCTACTCGCGACCTGACTGGTGGTCAGAAACTCGTCCCTAAATATGATCCCAAGATGCTGCAG aCCTACCGTCAGTTGAAGGATGGGAGTAGTGTCTCGGTTGGAACTATTCAATCAGATGTTCCTATTATTGAGTTTGCTGCATCGTCGTGTGCGATCTATGAAAACGAGAAGCGGGTCCGTGTCTCCATCAATAGAAAAGGCAATCTCAATCCACAAGTTATTTTCAA ATATGAGACTTTGGATGGAACAGCAGAAGCCGGATCCGATTACATCGCGCAGCGCGGCACCATGGTGTTTGATTCCGGAGAGGTTCAGAAACACCTTGATATTGAAATTATTGATGATAATGAATGGGAAGAAGATGAAGTATTCTTTGTCAAACTTTCTCTTGAACCACACAGTCCAGCAAAACTTGGCAAGAAGAACACAATGCAGATAACAATTATCAATGATGATG AACCTGGCACCTTTGACTTCACCTTGGCTAGTTACTTGTTCAAAGAAAGTGTTGGAGATGCACACATACCAGTTGTGAGAAGCAATGGTACGGACGGCAAGGTAGAATTGAAATGGAGCACAAAGGACTTGTCAGCTGTCAATGGCAAAGACTACATCGGTGGTGAAGGCATACTTATCTTTGAACACGGAGAAAGGGAAAAGACCATTGATATTCCCATTGTTGACGATTCGGAGTGTGAAAAGGATGAATCCTTCAAACTGGAACTGGTTGAAGTCAGCGCTGGAGGGAAACTGGGAAGAATCAAAAGTACAGTGGTGACAATTGTCAACGATGATG AATTCAATACTATCCTGGACAGGGTGGTCAACATCACCAACATAAACCTGGATCGTATACGCATTGGCAATGCATCGTGGGGGCAGCAATTCCGAGAAGCTATGAACGTGAATGGTGGAGATGTTGAGACTGCCACTGCTGTTGACTATATCCTTCATTTCTTGACCTTTGGTTGGAAG GTCATATTTGCATGTTGTCCTCCCCCTAATTTTCTCAATTCTGGAGGTTGGATCTGTTTCCTTGTTGCACTGGGAATGATCGGCATGCTGACGGCAATCATCGGTGACTTGGCATCCATATTTGGCTGCTTAATCGGTCTCGAGGACCCAATTACCGCCATCACATTTGTTGCCGTGGGAACCAGCCTACCGGATCTCTTTGCCAGTCGGACAGCAGCTTTAAATGAAAAATACGCGGATACAGCAATTGGCAATGTCACTGGAAGCAATTCAGTCAATGTGTTCCTGGGTCTTGGGTTGCCATGGGTCATCGCCACTATTTACTGGGGATCCAAG GGTCTTCCGTTTGAGGTAAAAGCTGGTTCCTTATCCTTCAGTGTGTTGATCTATGGAGTCTGTGCCGTCCTGTGCATAGGTCTACTCATGTTGAGAAGATTTGTACCAGCCCTAGGCAAAGCAGAGCTGGGAGGTCCAACAATACCCAAGTACATCTCGGCCATCTTCTTGGTTTTCTTGTGGTTCTTCTACATCACTATGAGTTCTTGCCAGACGAAAGGCTATATTAAATTCTAA